Proteins from one Bacteroidales bacterium genomic window:
- a CDS encoding class II fructose-1,6-bisphosphate aldolase, with protein MLHYKELGLVNSKELFRNAVKGGYAIPAFNFNNLEQLQAIISACVETKSPVILQVSKGARKYANQTLLQYLAKGAVEYAKELGYAIPIVLHLDHGDSLETCKSCIESGFSSVMFDGSHFPYEENIRLTKEVVEYAHKYDVTVEGELGVLAGIEDEVSSDHSSYTRPEEVEDFVKKTGVDSLAISIGTSHGAFKFKVEPGQLPPPLRFDILEECEKRIPGFPIVLHGASSVPQDIVADINKYGGKMENTAGVSEDQLRRAAKSAVCKINIDSDGRLAMTAAIRKVFVEKPGEFDPRNYLGPARDKLKELYKHKVVNVLGSANKA; from the coding sequence ATGTTACATTATAAAGAATTAGGCTTAGTAAATTCGAAAGAATTGTTCAGGAATGCGGTTAAAGGCGGGTATGCTATTCCTGCTTTCAATTTTAATAATCTTGAGCAGTTACAGGCAATTATAAGTGCCTGTGTGGAGACGAAATCTCCGGTGATTCTTCAGGTATCTAAAGGTGCACGCAAATATGCCAACCAGACTCTGCTTCAATATCTTGCAAAAGGTGCTGTTGAGTATGCCAAGGAACTTGGATATGCAATTCCGATTGTTCTGCATCTTGATCATGGTGATTCACTCGAAACCTGTAAATCTTGTATAGAATCAGGTTTTTCCTCAGTGATGTTCGATGGCTCACATTTTCCTTATGAAGAAAACATCAGGTTAACGAAGGAGGTAGTCGAATATGCGCATAAATATGATGTTACTGTAGAAGGTGAACTTGGTGTTTTAGCCGGTATCGAAGATGAAGTATCGTCAGACCATTCATCTTACACAAGGCCTGAGGAAGTTGAAGACTTCGTTAAGAAAACCGGAGTAGACTCACTTGCAATTTCGATCGGTACATCACATGGAGCTTTCAAATTTAAGGTAGAACCGGGTCAGCTTCCTCCCCCTCTTCGTTTTGACATTCTTGAGGAGTGTGAGAAACGTATTCCCGGCTTTCCTATTGTTCTTCATGGAGCATCTTCAGTACCTCAGGATATTGTTGCAGATATTAACAAATATGGTGGTAAAATGGAAAATACTGCAGGTGTTTCTGAGGATCAGTTACGCAGAGCTGCAAAATCAGCTGTCTGCAAGATCAACATAGATAGCGACGGACGTCTTGCAATGACTGCTGCAATCCGCAAGGTGTTTGTTGAAAAACCAGGTGAATTTGACCCGCGTAATTATCTGGGACCTGCACGCGATAAGCTTAAAGAGCTTTACAAACATAAAGTTGTAAACGTACTCGGAAGTGCGAACAAAGCATAA
- a CDS encoding TolC family protein: MKRILLLMFSFLLLSRGITFSQQKDWSLEDCIRYAIDNNIQIKQQGIQTEYQKNALELSKLRLLPSVNGSASHNYSFGRALDQTTYQYTDNQTVQSNNFYVGATLNLFNGLVNYNTINRSKYDLLSSQEDLNNFRDNIALTVAMDYLQILLNKELVTATENQLEITRQQIEKTRKLVDAGSVARGSLLQIEAQAANEELQLINIKNQLETSILNITQLLELKTPEGFQIFVPDIALDTNTLVTGNINEIYEVAVGTRPEIKSSQYKLMASEYDLKIAQGGRSPRLSMSNSFSTGYSDIRKKMLGIDPATLQPIYGNYSFADQVNDNINYGIGFSLNIPILNGWQVNKNISNSRLAIQNSEYALEGTKKTLYKNIQKAYTDAVAAMKKYNASLKAVVSTQESFRYTEQKFNVGMVTPVDYNAAKTQLLNAQSDMAQSKYEFIFKTKVLDFYKGMPLNLNN; the protein is encoded by the coding sequence ATGAAAAGAATCCTTTTGTTAATGTTTTCATTTCTTCTTCTCTCACGCGGAATTACTTTTTCCCAGCAGAAAGACTGGTCCCTTGAAGATTGTATCAGATATGCAATTGATAATAATATTCAGATCAAACAGCAGGGGATTCAGACTGAATACCAGAAGAATGCACTTGAACTTTCAAAACTGAGGCTGCTGCCATCTGTCAATGGTTCGGCAAGCCACAATTACTCATTCGGCCGTGCACTCGATCAGACTACTTACCAGTATACCGATAATCAGACAGTACAGTCAAACAATTTTTATGTCGGTGCAACTCTTAATCTGTTTAATGGCCTGGTTAATTATAATACAATCAACAGAAGCAAATATGATCTCCTCTCAAGTCAGGAAGATCTTAATAATTTCAGAGACAATATTGCCCTTACTGTTGCAATGGATTATCTGCAGATTCTTCTTAATAAAGAGCTTGTTACGGCAACTGAGAACCAGCTTGAGATTACCAGACAACAGATTGAAAAAACAAGGAAACTGGTTGATGCAGGTAGTGTTGCCAGGGGAAGCCTTCTACAGATTGAAGCTCAGGCTGCCAATGAGGAGCTTCAGCTTATAAACATCAAAAATCAGCTGGAGACCTCCATACTCAATATCACTCAGCTCCTTGAACTTAAAACCCCTGAAGGATTTCAGATTTTTGTTCCTGATATAGCATTGGACACTAATACATTGGTAACAGGAAATATAAATGAAATCTATGAAGTTGCTGTAGGTACAAGACCTGAGATAAAGAGTTCACAATACAAACTTATGGCCAGTGAATACGACCTTAAAATAGCCCAGGGAGGCAGAAGTCCCAGACTTTCAATGAGCAATTCGTTTAGTACCGGGTATTCCGACATAAGAAAAAAAATGCTGGGTATTGACCCGGCTACTCTTCAGCCAATTTATGGCAACTACTCATTCGCAGACCAGGTGAACGATAACATCAATTACGGTATAGGTTTTTCTCTTAACATCCCAATCCTCAACGGATGGCAGGTGAACAAAAATATTTCAAACTCCCGCCTTGCAATACAGAACAGCGAATATGCACTTGAGGGAACAAAGAAAACACTTTATAAAAACATACAGAAAGCATATACCGATGCTGTTGCTGCCATGAAAAAATATAATGCCAGCTTAAAGGCAGTTGTCTCAACACAGGAATCTTTCAGATATACCGAACAGAAATTCAATGTTGGCATGGTTACTCCTGTCGATTATAATGCTGCCAAAACCCAGCTTCTGAATGCACAGTCAGATATGGCGCAGTCTAAATATGAATTTATTTTCAAAACAAAGGTTCTCGACTTCTACAAAGGGATGCCTCTTAACCTCAATAACTGA
- the tsaB gene encoding tRNA (adenosine(37)-N6)-threonylcarbamoyltransferase complex dimerization subunit type 1 TsaB, which translates to MIICLETATNLCSVALCNNAGVISLRESNDLKSHASMLTVFINEILNEAGIKARQLDAVAVSKGPGSYTGLRIGVSVAKGIAYAASIPLIGIDTMVSMFHGAGRKSSLYCPMLDARRMEVYYAVYNSKGETIRGISAKIITEDTFSDIPSSEEILIFGDGAAKCKGVIKRPNIKFDDSFRISASHMYIPAVQALKDRHFEDVAYFEPFYLKDFITSTPRKNVLGN; encoded by the coding sequence ATGATTATATGTCTTGAGACAGCAACAAATCTTTGTTCCGTAGCGTTGTGTAACAATGCCGGTGTTATCTCTTTGAGAGAAAGCAATGATTTGAAGTCGCATGCATCTATGCTCACTGTCTTTATCAATGAAATACTCAATGAAGCAGGAATAAAAGCCCGGCAACTTGATGCTGTAGCTGTAAGTAAGGGACCCGGTTCTTATACCGGACTCAGAATAGGAGTCTCTGTAGCAAAAGGAATTGCATACGCAGCATCAATACCGCTGATCGGTATCGACACAATGGTATCGATGTTTCATGGTGCTGGCAGAAAAAGTTCACTTTATTGCCCGATGCTTGATGCAAGAAGAATGGAGGTCTATTATGCAGTTTATAACAGTAAAGGCGAAACAATAAGGGGTATTTCAGCTAAAATTATTACTGAAGATACATTTAGTGATATCCCTTCATCAGAAGAGATTCTTATTTTCGGAGACGGAGCAGCAAAATGCAAAGGGGTTATAAAACGGCCGAATATAAAATTTGATGACAGTTTCAGGATTTCTGCTTCGCATATGTATATACCTGCTGTTCAGGCTTTGAAAGATCGTCACTTTGAAGATGTTGCATATTTTGAGCCATTTTATCTTAAAGATTTCATAACTTCCACTCCCAGGAAGAATGTCCTTGGGAATTAA